In one Magallana gigas chromosome 7, xbMagGiga1.1, whole genome shotgun sequence genomic region, the following are encoded:
- the LOC105333695 gene encoding CD63 antigen, translating to MARGSCGKVGTVFLIIINTIFFLMGLGLLIAGVLAEHIKPLLDSILVGSFEAGSLVKNLSTLIIVIGAFILLIAGLGLFGTCCQNKRMLVMYAVLVLILLVMKIAVIILWFTTKNTVENEVKDKMIISLKDNYKEDILANSNSISNAWNYMFMALDCCGVNPVVSTANDFDSTSWCLVLGSCKGATSHIPRTCCLNVDENTYTKAPIGCYYVMNPGTYNTKGCYDALKEKLLSQSPSIIGVMVTAIVIEVLAVIFAFLVCCQVGDKSAKISDVAKT from the exons ATGGCTCGTGGGTCTTGCGGAAAAGTTGGAACTGTGTTTCTGATCATcatcaacacaatttttttt CTCATGGGATTAGGGCTGCTCATAGCTGGGGTCCTAGCTGAACACATCAAGCCTCTCTTGGATTCAATTCTAGTGGGCTCCTTCGAAGCAGGCAGCCTTGTCAAAAATCTATCCACTCTGATTATAGTTATTGGAGCGTTCATACTACTGATTGCAGGGCTTGGTCTGTTTGGAACTTGTTGCCAAAATAAGCGCATGCTGGTTATG TATGCAGTCTTAGTGTTGATTTTACTTGTAATGAAGATTGCAGTCATAATCTTGTGGTTTACAACGAAAAACACT GTTGAGAATGAAGTAAAAGACAAGATGATCATCTCTTTGAAAGATAATTATAAAGAAGATATACTTGCTAACAGCAATTCCATATCAAATGCTTGGAATTACATGTTTATGGcg CTTGACTGTTGTGGAGTCAATCCTGTAGTTtctacagcaaatgatttcgatAGTACGTCTTGGTGTTTGGTTTTGGGAAGCTGTAAAGGAGCTACTTCACATATCCCAAGGACCTGCTGCCTCAATGTTGACGAAAACACATACACCAAAGCTCCAATTGGCTGTTATTATGTCATGAATCCTGGAACATACAATACGAAG GGATGCTACGATGCACTTAAGGAGAAACTACTGTCACAGTCCCCGAGCATTATCGGTGTCATGGTTACAGCTATAGTTATTGAG GTACTCGCTGTGATATTTGCCTTTCTGGTATGTTGTCAAGTTGGAGACAAATCAGCAAAAATCTCTGATGTGGCCAAAACATAA